The segment AAAGTGTGCAGCTACTGTCATGGTAACATCtaaataattaagaaaatacTGCTGAGTCTTCATGATTGCACACCACTGCTCACATCCGAGGACGTTTGACATCAAGGGATAAGgctgtttatatttttgttattgtcaacaatCCCATAAAAGTcttgtgtgtgtacttgataaaaaaaagaaatctgccaGGTAATATTAGCTCACATATGATCTGAACCATGAAACGTACCAGCTTCCAAATAAAGATTTTTAGCCAGTTCAGTTAGCGTCTTTACCgagttattcaattcaattcagtttattttgtatagcccaatatcacaaattacaaatttgcctcagagggctttacaatctgtacacatatgacatccctgtcccaggacctcacatcggatcaggaaaaactccccaaaaataacctttcacaggaaaaaagggGAATTAGGGAGTTAGTAGGCTACCACTCATATAGAAAGCATGTTCAAGTTTGAGAGTGGGCTTGAACCTGAACTTATTATGGCACCGGCCAACAGCAGGCTAATCATACGTTTGACACAGTTGTGACTAGGGTTCCATACCGAAAACCGGTGCCAATATGGTACCGGTACCTACCGGACCAAAACACAAAGCAGATTTCGGTGCTTCCTTTTGGTGCCTGAACCGATTTAATTACTTTGTTTACACTACTCTGATGACTCCGCCCCGGCAGCAGATAACGATAGCCCATCGTTTAACGTTATATAGCTACAGTAGCTAGCTAGCCATCAACCTTTTAACAGAGAAAATGCCGAAAGGTAAACGATCAAAAGTGCTGCTATATTTCGCAAAATGCTACACAATAATTGCGTGTAAAACGGGGAACAtgtcaaatgtaatgaaacatctgGCAACGCAGAACATCCACTTGAAAGCAGAGGCACCGTGTTCGACTGCCTGCGTGAGCCCGTGCCGAGCACATCAGCGGGCAGGCTGGGAGCACATCAGCTGGCAGCTGGGAGTAtagaaaaaattaaattaaatagaaagATGCCTGCAGACCCTTCACACACGGACACAACTTTTGGCACCACAACACTGTATGCCACAGGCCGTCCCTCTGATGAACACTGGACATCAGTCCATAGGGCCAGGACAAATGTGTCCtgtaaattatacatttatagtTTAAATACTCGCTGTTGTTTAACAACTGTACATTATTTGACTGTGAATTCACATAGAATTACTGGCTACTAGTTGCATTACTTTCACAGCTAAGTGTTGTGAAATGACAGCTGTTTACTTGGACTTCACAATAACTATGCCAGTATACTACGTTGATttataatacgggtagatgaaatcaaggattctgattggttgagagtgagtcccggggtgtactttattcagcCATAAAGTTCTAGTTTCGTTTCAAACTTTagttaccaaacatgtttcgtgtgaactttgatattttgatgAGTGGTTAGCCGAAGAGGaacttcaggtggacgtcatgcTACCATAGATAAGAAATAAGGTGAGACCTATGAAATGTTGCAACGaaaaaaagctcccttcaaagctactggcacccaatctaaatgaaagacagcgttggagtaatatccttctggagaaggcacttccaacaccgagccaccggcaaagagagcaagagtggtcggaagcgatatcatcagagacgaaggggacatgagaaacgttttccacggatgcacaagtaatggagatatccaaatcaacatgaacaaacgtTAATGTTTagattaaatattattgtattgcaagTGTCCCATTGTCATCTTTGTTATTTCAATGgaaacttttataaaatgagcaatgtgaatgaatgagatggtacgagatctagctaggctaacaaacgtgctgtttatcgtcaataatgtcctgttcaagggttTGCCGCTTATTAGCACTATGTTGCTCTAGAATTACTGTAACTTCACTGTAAATGTCTACCAGATTGCTGTGATTTACGATTTGTGATTGctgtaaaaaacacaatacattttacacttattttgcagtttaaaataaactttgCAGGACAGTCAAACAGATTACAGATAACTACAATCCCTCCTCGGCATCACGGAGGATGGTTCATGGCTTTTTGCTGATTACACTGATTTTATTTGTACGCTCTCTGGCCTTTCTGAGAATATTGCAACAAAAATAGACTGtagataagaagtggacgtagtcatcatGACGTCACAGTTGGTTTGGTGGACTGTCATTTTGAAGCCTCAATTTTGATTTTTTCTACCAATGAACGGAAGTTATAATATCTGAAATGCTGAAGAGTGACGTGGAATGCAATATACAGCTCTTGTAGCTGCAGCGACCTGTGAATCACAGTATGCCTATAGAGCATACTCCACTTTTTTACgtaatgctgtattaaagacTTGCAactagtgattgagaccataaacacatgttcacaatgtgtactgaggtaataaatcaagtgagaagtagagacttttctcaaagacttccatacaatctgacctctttttgcaaccggaggagttaACTTTAAATCCATACTCTggttacaaaaacacacaaatgacaACCGGACCTACAACTAACGCTATTTGGTTCAAAcgattaaataatacaaatgtcaaGTCACCCTAGTAATGTAGTTGAATCACTCAACTTAAGGTAACTAAATCAGTCGGGATCCAATCCGGATGATAGCTCAGGCTGACACAGCTGGAAATATACCCTTGGCAGAATGGAGGGAAACCCTTCGGAGTGTCCAGTTGTACAGTGATCATGGCTGTAATAGCCACGCCTTGCATTTATTTCACAGTAAACATcagaatattgtttatttttaaatcaaattaaagtaacgtcttgtgatttcctgtacagtgtgtatatatatatatatatatatatatatatatatatatatatatatttatttatatatatatatatatatatatatatatatatgtggattTCACAAGATGTTTAGAAACAAAGTCAGATTAATGAGGGAGgtctgataaaaaaagaaattatatttgGAATTTTTTGTGTGTAAGTCAACACATAGATTGCCTACCACGATAGGctgatctttcttttttttatcatgcaTAATGTTTCATAACGTGTTGTCTTTTCCTCGTGGAAATTGGCTTTCAGAATCAGCTGTGAGGCTGCAGGGCTTCCGTACTTTTTTCACACTTCagctttctgtgtttttggccAAAAAGCTAACACAATTAACCAATGAGTTTGGGCCATAAGTGACAACTTCAATTAAAATAGACACGCTAATAATGATGCTAGCGAATTGTGCTCCGTTTAACCAACGTCATTAAAACGTTCAGCAAAACGTAGACGGCAGTTACATGCATCGTATTAGATAACATGCTATAAGTACACAGCATCTTTGGTACTTCTGGTTGTGGACGTGAAACAGTTACTGCGTCAGGAGGAGGAAAGGCTTCACTCGCGCACTTCTCCTGCTATCCTCCAGAGGCAGAGTGTGCGTCAGCATTAGCAGATCCGCTTCAGACACTGCGTACCTCAGACGCAAACACTCCTCAGACTTGTCTCATTACATTGCATAATAGCGACAAGCCATCATGGTAAGTGCGATTTTAtacatcatttaaaacattttattcccAGATGTATTGTTTATCGATTGTAGTCCAACCATCAACATGGATGGGGAGGAAAATTGGTCGCCTACGcgattattttaaatgtacccTTTGTTGTTTCGACATATTCTGCATCTCATAATGACTAGGAATTGTTTCATTCTCTATATAATTTCTATACGACCCCCCCGGAGGTTTTCACATATGCATGCACGACCAACTACTAATCCTCTTCCCACATAACTCGTCTAAATCTGCTTAGATACCATTGGTTTCACAGTAACGTACCAGTGTGTGCAGTTCGTATAAAACGGCTTTTGTAGAAATATATGTTACATCAATTCACCTGTCTTTGTTTAGAAGATCATTTTATGTGAATTGATGAATCCCTTTGGCTGTCCTTGTGTGTCACATAAAACGAAGCCACCTTTAATATCCCTGTATCTATTTGATGTATATTCTagaatgaaatgtaatataaattgaaaatgacatgtaaatgtCACTGGGAATGTggctttttaaagagacagctCTGCATCGTGTCTGACCTAGATAATCCTCCTCGCAGTAATCCGAGGCCGCCTCATGTCGCAGCAGAAAATGGATGGGCGCCTGTAAAACAAATGATAGACTGAACCCCAGTCAGACACAATATCATAGATAATACACTAGTGTAACAATACCAGCCTGTCATCCAATGAGGGAATTATTGAAAGCAGTTTGTGCTTATATGTAGCATCCATTTAGAGACAATCCTCCATTTTAATTGGCAGCAATGGTTGTGGTTTCTTTTGTCCGCACTGCAAGATTCATATATAGTcgtataaattattatttattaattattccaAATCTTCTTTCTCCCCACTCCAGCGTGAGTGTATCTCCATCCACGTTGGTCAGGCTGGTGTCCAGATTGGCAATGCTTGCTGGGAGCTTTACTGCCTGGAACATGGGATCCAGCCGGACGGACAGATGCCCAGTGACAAAGCCATCGGAGGAGGAGACGATTCCTACAACACCTTCTTCAGTGAGACTGGAGCCGGAAAGCACGTCCCCAGAGCAGTTTTTGTAGACCTGGAGCCCACTGTCATCGGTAAACACTCATTAAATATAGAAAAAAGTTGTGTCATGATTTAATTTAGTCAAACCCTGAACTCATTTCTGATTGTATCTGTCTCCCTAGATGAGGTGCGCACTGGCATTTACCGCCAGCTGTTCCACCCTGAGCAGCTGATCACTGGTAAGGAGGATGCTGCCAACAACTACGCTCGTGGGCACTACACCATCGGCAAGGAGATCATCGACATAGTGCTGGACAGGATCCGCAAACTGGTGGGTAACGTGATATCAGGATGGATTAATTCCAgattttaattcaaaatatcaaattaaatgatATAAGATATATCTcaaatctctctccctctcttccctcagTCGGACCAGTGCACCGGCCTTCAGGGCTTCCTGGTCTTCCACAGCTTCGGCGGTGGCACTGGCTCTGGTTtcacctctctgctgatggAGCGTCTGTCTGTCGACTACGGCAAGAAGTCCAAGTTGGAGTTCTCCATCTACCCAGCTCCCCAGGTGTCCACCGCTGTGGTGGAGCCCTACAACGCCATCCTGACCACCCACACCACCCTGGAGCACTCTGACTGTGCCTTCATGGTCGATAATGAGGCCATTTATGATATCTGCCGTAGGAACCTCGATATCGAGCGCCCCTCTTACACCAACCTGAACAGGTTGATCAGTCAGATTGTGTCCTCCATCACTGCTTCTCTTCGTTTCGATGGCGCCCTCAATGTTGATCTGACAGAGTTCCAGACCAACTTAGTGCCATATCCCCGTATCCACTTCCCTCTGGCCACCTATGCCCCCGTCATCTCAGCTGAGAAAGCTTACCATGAGCAGCTCTCAGTGTCAGAAATCACCAACTCCTGTTTTGAACCAGCTAATCAGTTGGTGAAATGTGACCCTCGCCACGGTAAATACATGGCTTGCTGCCTTTTGTATCGTGGTGACGTGGTGCCCAAAGATGTGAATGCTGCCATTGCCACCATCAAAACCAAGCGCTCCATCCAGTTCGTGGACTGGTGCCCCACTGGTTTCAAGGTTGGCATCAACTACCAGCCGCCCACTGTAGTTCCTGGTGGAGACCTGGCCAAGGTCCAGAGGGCTGTGTGCATGCTGAGCAACACCACTGCTATTGCAGAGGCCTGGGCTCGACTTGACCACAAGTTTGATCTGATGTACGCTAAGCGTGCCTTTGTTCACTGGTAT is part of the Cyclopterus lumpus isolate fCycLum1 chromosome 7, fCycLum1.pri, whole genome shotgun sequence genome and harbors:
- the LOC117733120 gene encoding tubulin alpha chain-like → MRECISIHVGQAGVQIGNACWELYCLEHGIQPDGQMPSDKAIGGGDDSYNTFFSETGAGKHVPRAVFVDLEPTVIDEVRTGIYRQLFHPEQLITGKEDAANNYARGHYTIGKEIIDIVLDRIRKLSDQCTGLQGFLVFHSFGGGTGSGFTSLLMERLSVDYGKKSKLEFSIYPAPQVSTAVVEPYNAILTTHTTLEHSDCAFMVDNEAIYDICRRNLDIERPSYTNLNRLISQIVSSITASLRFDGALNVDLTEFQTNLVPYPRIHFPLATYAPVISAEKAYHEQLSVSEITNSCFEPANQLVKCDPRHGKYMACCLLYRGDVVPKDVNAAIATIKTKRSIQFVDWCPTGFKVGINYQPPTVVPGGDLAKVQRAVCMLSNTTAIAEAWARLDHKFDLMYAKRAFVHWYVGEGMEEGEFSEAREDMAALEKDYEEVGVDSVEGEGEEEGEEY